The genomic interval TGGGAAAAAGCATTTTATACCATTGGCCAGACCATTCAGCACTTGTCTCATCCGGATGAAGCTGTTTTTTATACCTCAGGACGTACCAGCAATGAGGCGGCTTTTCTCTACCAGTTGTTTGGGCGGGAGGTAGGCACCAATAATTTTCCGGATTGTTCCAATATGTGCCATGAATCCTCTGGTGTAGCTTTGGGAGAATCCATAGGAATAGGCAAAGGCACTGTATTACTGGAAGATTTTCAGGAAGCGGAAGCTATTTTTATTTTTGGGCAGAACCCGGGTACCAACCACCCCCGCATGCTGATTGAACTGGAAAAAGCCCGCCAGAGAGGGTGTGAGATTGTTTCATTCAATCCGCTGAAGGAAATCGGACTGCAACGCTTCACTCACCCGCAGAAAGTAATTCCCACCCTGCTCAACAAAGGAAGTGAGATTTCTTCCTTGTACCTGCAACCCCTGATCGGCGGTGATTTTGCCCTGCTCAAAGGCTTAATAAAAGTGGTACTAGATGCAGAAGCGCAACAAACTGGACAGCTGGACTGGCCTTTTATCAAAACGCATACTACTGGTTTTGAGCAGCTGAAACAAGATATTGAACAAACCAGCTGGCAGGAAATTACGACACAATCCGGATTAAGCCAGGAAGAGATCACGGCTGCAGCAACTATCTATTTGAAGTCTAATAAAACCATTATCTGCTGGGCGATGGGGCTTACCCAGCATACACATGCAGTAATTACCATTCAGCAGATTGTTAATTTATTGCTTTTAAAGGGAAATATTGGAAAGCCAGGTGCCGGCGTATGTCCGGTAAGAGGCCACAGCAATGTGCAGGGCGACCGAACCATGGGTATTGTAGAAAATCCCAAAAAGGACTTTTTAGCCGATCTGGAACGTGTATTTGGTTTCAAACCTCCACAAGAACCTGGTTATCATACGGTAGAAGCGATCAAAGCCATGCACCTGGGAAAAGTAAAGATATTTGTCGGGATGGGCGGCAACTTCGCCGCTGCCACTCCTGATACAGCATTTACCGAAAATGCCCTGCGCAAATGCAAATTAACAGTACAGATCAGCACGAAATTAAACCGGAGTCATCTGGTAACCGGTGAGCAAGCCTTAATCTTACCTTGCCTGGGCAGAACAGAAGTTGATCTGCAAAACGGCGTTCCCCAGAAAATCACGGTAGAAGATTCGATGTCGATGGTGCATGCTTCTGAAGGAAAAAACCAGCCTGCTTCGCCACACTTGCTTTCTGAACCTGCCATTGTAGCCTGTATGGCCATTGCTTCCTTGCCTCACACCACAACAGACTGGAACGGACTTGTGAGTGATTATGACCGCATACGTAGTAAAATTGAGGAAGTATTCCCTTCATTTAAGAACTTTAATGAAAAAATTAAACACCCTGGAGGCTTTCATCTGCGAAATTCTGCCCGTGAGCGGGAATGGCACACGCAAACCGGAAAAGCAAATTTTATTTCGGCCCCCCTCCCAGAAATGGAACTGGCTCCAGGACAATTCCGGCTAATGACCATCCGCTCTCATGACCAGTATAATACGACTATTTATGGCCTGGACGACCGTTACAGGGGTATCAAAGGAGAACGTAAAGTAGTATTTATTCACCAGGAAGATATGGCACAGGCAGGCTTACAAGCACATGACCTGGTAGATATACAGAGCCTGGATGCACAAGGAACCGCAAGAAGGGTAACCAACTTTAAATTAATTCCTTATGATATTCCCAGAGGATGTACAGCTGCCTATTTTCCGGAAACCAATGCTCTAGTCTCTATTGATGCAGTAGCCCATAAAAGCCATACGCCTGTTTCAAAATATATTGTTGTTACCTTGGAAAGGAGCATCAGATAAGGGAATATAGTGTAAAACAACTGGCTTAAGTATATTAATATATAGTATTCACCGATGGCTGATCTCACCAGAGAAATGCTTATTTTTCGAACGAATATCTTTGTGAAATTACCTATTATATTATGCAACCCTTCAAACTACTAATTACAGTCTTATTTTTCCTGCTTTTCTCTATTTCATTGTTTTCTTTTATTATGCAACCGCCACAGCAAAAGACAAAACCGGTGGTGATTGGCTATGTAGGAGGGTATAAAGGCCTGGTAGAAACAGATAAGATTGATGCCCGTAAATTAACCCATATAAACTATGCCTTTGTAGATGTTAAAAATCATCAGGCATTTCTGACTAATGAAAAAACAGATACGGTAAATTTCAGAAAGCTCAATGCACTAAAAAAGATAAATCCCCAATTACAAATATTGATTTCCATCGGCGGATGGTCGTGGAGTGAAAATTTTTCAGATGCAGTACTGACGGATGCTTCCAGAAAAAAGTTTGCTCAAAGTTCAGTGGATATCATCAGAAAATATAAACTGGATGGCGTAGATATTGACTGGGAATATCCTGGCATGCCCGGTGAGGAAGGTAATGTTTACCGGCCCGAAGACAAGCAGAATTTTACACTCATGTTTAAATCTTTGCGGGAAGAACTGGATTTACTGGAAAAACAAGAAGGCAAGAAAAAGTTGCTCACCACAGCCGTGGCTGGTTTTGCACAGTTTTTAGATCACACAGAAATGAATAAAGCCAGCCAATACCTGGATTATGTAAATTTGATGACCTATGACCTTTTTTCCGGAGATACTGCTGTACATCATGCCGGGTTATATGCTAGTCGTCTGTACAAATCAACAAGATATTCAGATCATGCAGTGCAAGCTTTTATGAAGGCTGGTGTTCCAGCTAGTAAGCTGGTATTGGGTATTCCATTTTACGGCCGTTCTTTTAAATTACAGGCAGAAATTCAACAAGGAATTGGACAGAAAAGGATATCACAAAGCTACCTGGACGGATATACGCTGATCAAAGACAGTCTGGTGAATAAAAATGGCTTTAAGTCATACCGGGATGATGCCGCTAAAGTTCCTTATCTGGTGAATGCTACTACCAAAGAAGTGATCAGTTACGAGGATGAAATCTCTGTGAGGGAAAAATGTAAGTATGTCAAGGATAAGAAAATAGCAGGAGTCATGTTCTGGGAATATACTTCTGACCCAAAAGGATATCTGCTCAACGAAATTCACCAAGCCCTTCAAAAATAGTAACCTGCTCAAATCATACATAACTTGTGCACTTGTACCTTTCTAAACAGACAGGAATCAGTACACTTAGCCAATATTTCATGTTTAACCCTAGGAAAAAATTAATTACAGTATTTTTCAGAAAGTACATAGGTGCTCAAAAACTCGTTGTATTGATCCTGTTTTGTATTTGTATGGGATGTCTGGGAAACTTGAATATATGCATGGCACAAACCGATCAGGCTTCCACTCCCTTTAAGGTGCTGGCACTGGCTGAGAATGGCGGGCATCACATCCGGTATTCACAAGCGGCTAAAATATGGCTCACACAGCTTGCAACTCAGCACCATTTTTCCGTTGACTATATCGAAAACACTGATAAAATAAGCGAGACTTTTCTTAGCCAGTACCAGCTTTTCATACAGCTAGATTATGTACCCTATGGGTGGAAACCTGTGGCATCGGCTGCTTTTGAGAAATATATCACATCAGGCAAAGGCGGATGGATCGGTTTTCATCATGCTACTTTAATGGGAGAGTTTGATGGCTATCCGATGTGGCAGTGGTTTTCAGCATTTATGGGAGGTATCCGCTATGTTAATTATATTCCCAGCTTTGTTTCTGGAGAGGTAATCGTGGAACAGGTAGAACATCCGGTAATGAAAGGAGTTCCCTCCACTTTTACAGTGAAAACAGAGGAATGGTATATTTATGATAAAAGCCCCAGGCCTAAGGTGCAGGTGCTTGCCAGAGTAGATGAAGCGAGTTATCAGCCAGATTCAAAGATCAAAATGGGAGATCATCCGGTGGTTTGGATAAATCCGGAAATGAAGGCCAGAAATATCTATATATTTATGGGGCATTCTCCGGATTTATTTGAAAATGAAGCCTATAAGCAACTGGTCCAAAATGCAATACTCTGGGCAGCTGGCAGGCAGTGATTGATTTCTTACCCTAGCTACTTATAATTGCCAGTAAATATACTTTTGTAAGACAAGCCAATCCATAGTTTTAACCCTTAATCCATGTACCAGCCTATACGGTTTAGCCACTCTTTGTTACGAGTTTTTTTTCTTTGTTTCATCTGTTTCTGCTGTATGAGTCCACTTTTAGCACAGGTTTCTACAGCTAAGTTTAAAGTACTTGCCTTGTATACAGCAAAGAATGATCAGGCGCATATCAGTTTTGTAAAAGAGGCCAACCAATGGTTTACCCAGATGGCTGCCAAGCATGGATTTACCTATCATTCCACTACGGACTGGAACAAATTGAATATAAAAGAACTTTCTGCCTACCAGGTGGTTGTTTTTTTGGATACCAGGCCTGAGGCTCCTGAACAAAGAAAGGCTTTTGAGCAATACATGAAAAACGGAGGTGCATGGATGGGTTTTCATTTTGCCGGATTTGCCTTAACACCTTCTGCCTATGATCAAAACTGGGACTGGTATCATAACCAGTTCATTGGCGCAGGTGAATATAAGTCGAATACCTGGCGGCCAACATCTGCTGTCTTAAAAGTAGAAGATTCCGCCCATCCGGCAACCAAACAGTTACACTCCACCTTTACTTCTGCTCCAAATGAATGGTATAGCTGGAAAAATGATATAGGAAAAAATGACAGTATCAAAATCCTGCTTTCTATTGATGAGAAAAGCTTTCCGCTGGGTACTGGCCCTAAACCTCATGAAATCTGGCATAGCGGCTATTACCCGGTGGCCTGGACGAATATCCATTACAAGATGATCTATATGAATATGGGCCACAATGATATTAATTATGAGAATAAAACCAATAAAACACTCTCTTCTACATTTTCCAGTAAGCCTCAGAATCAATTTATTATGAATGCGCTGCTATGGTTAGCACAAAAAGATTGATAGTATGTAATGGTCACCTGAAAATTGAGATAAAAGGTTCTTAAAATTTGCCCATTTGTTTATGAAAAGAATACTTGCCGCTATATTCATTTTTATCATCTGTATAGGCACTTTTTCCTATGCACAAGACAATACGCTTGCGTATCAGCAGCAAGTAGAAGCGGACCGGAAAAAGAAAAATACAGAATTTAAAACGGGTGAAAAATCTCCCCTTCCTCAAAAAGAACGCAGAAAATTCAAAGGTTTACATTATTTTCCCGTAGATAGTACCTACCGGGTAGAAGCTGTTTTTGTAAGAGATTCTACCCAGGCTCCTTTTAAAATGAAAACTACTACTGCCCGTTTGCCGGAGTATGTAAAATATGGAGAACTGCATTTTACGCTGCATGGAAAGCCTTTTATGCTCACCGTATTTCAGAACCTGGAATTAGTAAAAAAGCCAGAATACAAAGATTATCTGTTTATTCCCTTCACGGATGAAACCAATGGCTTTGATAGTTATGGCGGAGGCCGCTATATCGATTTCCGGATTCCGGCTACTGAAAAAGTAATTCTTGACTTCAATCAAGCATATAATCCATATTGTGCCTATAGCCCAACGTACTCCTGCCCCATCCCTCCTGCCGAAAATCAACTACAGGTACAAATCCATGCCGGGGAGAAAAGTTATCATGAATGAAAGGAATACTACTGAATCTCTTCCTGAACACTTTCAACAGATTGGGCGGAGGCAATGGCACATTCGACCCGGGAGGCTAGTATTTTCCGGTCAATTAAAAACCGTTCCTCCTGGCCGGATTCCAGGCGGCCATGTTCATAAATATAGTTGCCGATTTCATTGTCGTTGGCATTAAAGTAGGTGATCCGGATGCTCACATTGTCAAAATCCATTTCTGAGGTATTGGTCAGGGTTGCCCGTACGGTAAGTTTCCTATCCCTAACTTCAGAAGATTCCTCCGTTATTTCGTTGGTATCTTCTTCGGCTATTTCGCACACCAGGTTGATGTATCTGGCAGCATCTGTTGAAGTGAGCCGGGTATCCTGAGTTGGTTCCTCTTCCTGAACTTCGTCCGGAGTTTCAACCGGAGGGGGATCTGTTTTCTTTTCTTTCTTTTTTTCGGATGAACCCTGTGACAACGTTGTTTCTGTATTTACGGGAGTATTGGTCTGAACCGGAGTATCTTCTTTTTTCCTCAAAAACAGCCATCCTGCTACCAGCAATACAGCCAGCATAAGCGCGAGCACCCAGCCTTTGTTTGCAGATTTTTTCTGCGTACTTGTTACTTTCGTTACCGAGGGATTTTCCTGTGAAGGTTTACTGGTTTTATTCTGAAAAGTAATGGTAGACCCTACCGGCAAAGACATGGTTCCCATGAAAGCTTCCTTAAATTCCTGGCAATCCTGAAAACGTTCCTCTGGTTTTTTGGCCGTTGCTTTATCAATGACCGCCTGCATCCTGGCAGACACATTCGGATAGTACTGGCTGGCTCTGGGCAGTGGTTCGTTTACAATTTTATTATACACCGCAAATTCCGTCGCGTTCGGGTCATCGTATGGACTTCTGCCGGTCAGCATCTGAAACAAGGTAACCCCCAGTGAATAAATGTCGCTGCGTTTATCTACAGGTTCGCCTTTTACCTGTTCCGGGCTCATGTATAAGACGGTACCCATTTTTGTACCAGCCTGCGTAAGCGTATGTGTCCGCTGGCTAAGCAGTTTGGCAATTCCATAATCCAGGATTTTCATTCTCTCCCGGCCGGTGATCATGATATTCGCCGGTTTTACATCCCGGTGAATTACACCTTGCTCGTGGGCATAAGCAAACGCATCCAGAATTTGCATAAAAAGCGGAATTGCTTTACTTTCAGGAATAGGACCAGAAACCGTTTGTATATAGTCATCCAGGGTTTTCCCTTCTACATACTCCATGATCAGATAGAGGCCATTTTCCTCTTCCAGGTAATCAAACAGGATCACAATATTGGGATGATGCAGCGAAGAAAGGGTGGAAGCTTCGTTTTTGAAACGTACCCGGATGCCCGGATTTTTGACCAGAGAAGGATTAAGTGCTTTGATGGCCACTTTACGGCTCAGTTGCATATGTACAGCCAGATACACACTGCCCATACCCCCTTCACCCAACAAAGATTCAATCTTATAATTAAGTATCTGTTGTCCGATCATGCTATTTTTTCTCTGCAAAAGGAATGACAAGCACTTCTCCCCTGGAAGCACGGTCGGCTGTTTTGGCATTGGCCGCCATAATTAATTCCTTGCTTACCCCATATTTTTTAGCCACCACATTCAGTACATCTCCTGCACCTACCGTATGCCGTGCCCGTACTTTCACCCGGAGTTGCGTTACATCCGACTTCAAATCTTTGCCCTGGTCTTTGATGGAAGGATTCCAGCTTTGCAGCGACTGGTTGGTTACATTATATCTTCTGGCAACCGAACTAAAAGTTTCGCCAGCCCGCACCGTATGGGTGATATACGTTTCCTGACCAGCAGCTGTTTTCGTAGTTGTATTCGCTGTTGTAGCCGTTTTTTCTTCTTTATTGACTTTTTTAACAACCGAAGGCTTTTCTGTAGTGGTACTAATAGGTTTGGCAGGGCTTGGTTCTTCGGTTGCTACCGCCTCAGTTTCTATATCCTCACTTGTTTCTTCATCAGCGGTAGTAGCACCAGGTTGCTCCTGTGAAAGTTCTGAAGTGGCTGGAGTTACATCCGACATCTGGTCGTAACCGATGATGAACAAAATAAATACGATACCCACCAGTACGCCCAGTACAATCAATGCCGGGTCTACTTTCTGGTGAATAGGTGCTGCCTGAACTTTGGTTTTCTTATGTTTTGCCTTGCTTGTGGTGGCCATATCTTCTGTGATTCCGCTTGCAGCGGCTGTGTCAAATTGAATCAATTGAACGGTAATATTATCGTAGCCGCCGGCATCATTGGCCAGTTGTACGAGCTTCATCGCTTTGTTTTGTATCGGAATCCTTTCAGACAATATCTGTTGAATTGTAGTATCGTTAATCATGCCATTAAGCCCATCGGTGCAAATCAGTAAGGTATCACCCATAGCCGGATGAAATGGCTGTTGGCTTACTTCAACCTCTACTTCCGGCAGGGTGCCCAACGCACGGGTGAGCTGATTTTTCCTTGGATGATTTTCCGCTTCTTCCTCTTTGAGCATACCTTGGTCTACCATTTCCTGCACGACTGAATGGTCTTTGGTAAGGCGCTTCAACCCTTTGGCAGACTGCAGATATAAACGGCTGTCACCTACATGCGCATAATACACTTCATCATTCCGGATAATAACTACTACACACGTCGTACCCATTCCCCGAAGATGCGTATTCTGATTGGCATGGGCATATATCTGTTGATTGGCAAACAAAATAGATTGCCTCATGGCTTCCGGAAGGTTGTCGTAAAATCCATGTTCAAAAAAGCGGCGTATGCTATCTACCGCCAGTTGTGAGGCTGTGGCACCTCCGGCATGTCCACCCATTCCGTCGCACACGACAAACAGATGCCCATTTGCGTTTTCAAAATAGCCCAGGTAATCTTCATTGGCTTCCCGGACTTTGCCTACATCTGTATGATTCCCGAATTGAAAATTTTTCTGATTGCTTGCTGTTGACATGAATCCGCCGTTTCTAAACAATAAAAATAATCAGTTTGTAACTAAAACTGATATAAACAGCGATTTATTTGATTAGTTGCGAAAACTTAGGATTAGTTTTGCCATGCTTCTTTCTGTGCTCAATCCATTTACTGAGCAATTCATCAGTATGTAAAGTGATTGGAGGAGATACTACTATCTGGTCTTCATACCTGGAAAAATAACTTACGCTATAAGTAGGAATATAAAATTGAATCTGGAGAGAATCTCCATAATATTGTCTAAACTCATCCATAAATCCAGGGCTATCAACGGCTGGCGGGTCCATAAACATAGTAAAAGGACTTCCATAATCAAATGTTATCTCTTCATCACTATAAATAGGTAGGTTAGAAAGTCCTGTTCCACAATCATAACTTATATCTAAGTCACTCTCTTCTGAATTCCCGTTTGTGAATACTCTAAACTTTGTAAAAACTACTGGATGTTCTCTCTCCCAAGATACATGATAGAAACGCTCCCCACTTGTGTTTTTAAGTGTTAGTATCAAGGAATCCGGGTTGAAAAAGTCTTCTTTCTTTATTTTCCATTCTAATGGCCGGATTTTAACAATCTCAAACTCAGAATAAAACTCACCATGTTTCTCTATTCTAGCAACTAACCTATATTTTCCTATTTTCAATTTTTTACCAAATATAAGATAATCTATGTTTGAACCATTGAATGTAGCCTTCTGTAAACCTGGGTTATTCACAAGCCAGTAGTCAACTTCCATCGTATCAAATCCAGTTGTATCATCCCGGCCCTCAAAAACTGTATAATCATAAATATAATTTACCTTGTCTTCCTCTATGATTGTGACATCATTCGTTTTCTTCCAGCTGCCTTCTATCTTTTCTTCAAACCAGAATGTGTGCGGATGTGAAGTGTAATTACTCATTTCGATTTTAAAATTCTGGCCATAACCTATGTGTTTAGGATTATAAATAGTAAAAAGTTCTGGAACATATGGTGGATTAGGTTTATTGCTTACCAACATATAATTATTATCTTCCGAATCAAAACTATAATGTAATCGCCATTTTGTAAGATTAGGTTTTAAGCCCTCTCTGGAAACAGTATGTTCGCATTCTCCTACAAACAAAGCATTTCTTTCTTCCTTTTGTATGCCCAGATAATTTGTGATAAAACCACTCAGGTATATATCAAAATAATATTGCTGATCAAGCATCTTATGATTGTTGTAATAATCAGTAATCATTGCTGAAAGCAGCAACAATAGCATAATTGGAATACCAATCAATAACTTCTTTGTCAATTTCATATACTAATCAGTCTACTAAAACTATATCTGAAACTTCAACTGAGCGGCTCCCATCCGGATGATGTCTCCCGATTTAAGAAGATGTTTGCCTTGGATGCGGGCGTTATTTACCAGCGTGCTGTTGGTGCTTCCTAAGTCAGTAAGATAGAAGTTACCATTTTCATTGGAAATAACCGCATGTTTTCCGGAAACTGTGGCTTCCGGAATCACAATATCATTACCATTGCTACGGCCGATGGTAATTTGTGGCTGGCTTAGGGTAAAGGTTTGAGAGAAGGTGCCAGCGCTGACCATTAAAACAGGAGACGTACTTCCACCGGCTAAAATAGTCCGTTTGAGGTCTTTGGCTGGAACCTGCACAGGTTGGCTTCTTTCTGGCTGTCGGTTTACTTCCGGCTGTATACGGTTTCCTGTAGCTGAAGCCTGCCTGAGTAAGGCATCTTGTTCGGCTTGCTTGCCAGACTCAAATGCCAGTTTTTTCTGCTTCGTCTGGTAAAGAAACCAGGCCATTCCCCCTCCAACCAGGGCGACGATAATAAATATATACAAACCATATCCGGAGCTTTCTTGAACAGGCGTGGTATAAGTAGCCGGCTGCCGTTGATTCTGATACCGCACTTCATACTGATACAACCGACCATTAGCTTTATTGGCAGTAGTAAATTCAAGAATGTATGCCCCGGTATTTTTTTTGGAGGCAGTGGTCCGGCTTATAAATTTTTTAGAGGCGGCACTGATTTCGCTTTGTGTTTTGGCAAGAGTGGTTTCGCCATTGGTACGGTCGCTGAGCCTAACAAAGTTATCAGGCGCATACCTATTGCCGGTTTTGTAAGTGATAGTGTAAATGGGAATCCGGGATCGCAGGGATTTTTCTATACAATCCTCGGCCTTAATGGGCGAACGGCTATTGTTGATGGCAGCTGACAATACAATTAATCTTTTGTTTTCAGGCAGGTTTTGTTTGGCTACGATAAAATCCAGTGCTTCGTAAATAGCTTTGTACACATCAGCCACATAGGTAGTATCCCGGCTGGCAGAAACCTGGCTGGTAATTTCACGTTTCAGGGTAGCCACATCTGACGTAAATTCTGCACTCAGGATATTCAGCGCACGGCCAGTTTTACTGGCTTTTCCGAAATACGCTACATTGACCTTATCCCCAGCATTCACTCCGGAAAGAGATTCATTTACTGCCTTTTTGAAGTTCTCCAGCGCTTTTCCGTAAGTAAATCCGGAAGCTTCAATGAGAATAAATAATGTTTTTTCTTTAGCAGTATTAGCAGAATCGGTAGCTTCTTTCAGGGTAAATTCTAATTCTTTACGGTCTTCCAGTACTTTAAATTCA from Rhodocytophaga rosea carries:
- a CDS encoding glycoside hydrolase family 18 protein; protein product: MQPFKLLITVLFFLLFSISLFSFIMQPPQQKTKPVVIGYVGGYKGLVETDKIDARKLTHINYAFVDVKNHQAFLTNEKTDTVNFRKLNALKKINPQLQILISIGGWSWSENFSDAVLTDASRKKFAQSSVDIIRKYKLDGVDIDWEYPGMPGEEGNVYRPEDKQNFTLMFKSLREELDLLEKQEGKKKLLTTAVAGFAQFLDHTEMNKASQYLDYVNLMTYDLFSGDTAVHHAGLYASRLYKSTRYSDHAVQAFMKAGVPASKLVLGIPFYGRSFKLQAEIQQGIGQKRISQSYLDGYTLIKDSLVNKNGFKSYRDDAAKVPYLVNATTKEVISYEDEISVREKCKYVKDKKIAGVMFWEYTSDPKGYLLNEIHQALQK
- a CDS encoding Stp1/IreP family PP2C-type Ser/Thr phosphatase, giving the protein MSTASNQKNFQFGNHTDVGKVREANEDYLGYFENANGHLFVVCDGMGGHAGGATASQLAVDSIRRFFEHGFYDNLPEAMRQSILFANQQIYAHANQNTHLRGMGTTCVVVIIRNDEVYYAHVGDSRLYLQSAKGLKRLTKDHSVVQEMVDQGMLKEEEAENHPRKNQLTRALGTLPEVEVEVSQQPFHPAMGDTLLICTDGLNGMINDTTIQQILSERIPIQNKAMKLVQLANDAGGYDNITVQLIQFDTAAASGITEDMATTSKAKHKKTKVQAAPIHQKVDPALIVLGVLVGIVFILFIIGYDQMSDVTPATSELSQEQPGATTADEETSEDIETEAVATEEPSPAKPISTTTEKPSVVKKVNKEEKTATTANTTTKTAAGQETYITHTVRAGETFSSVARRYNVTNQSLQSWNPSIKDQGKDLKSDVTQLRVKVRARHTVGAGDVLNVVAKKYGVSKELIMAANAKTADRASRGEVLVIPFAEKK
- a CDS encoding FHA domain-containing protein → MRIKFICLLISSLFFALQVQSQNFIIQSTDVSAYPLIRSRIQLSPATEAKAGEFKVLEDRKELEFTLKEATDSANTAKEKTLFILIEASGFTYGKALENFKKAVNESLSGVNAGDKVNVAYFGKASKTGRALNILSAEFTSDVATLKREITSQVSASRDTTYVADVYKAIYEALDFIVAKQNLPENKRLIVLSAAINNSRSPIKAEDCIEKSLRSRIPIYTITYKTGNRYAPDNFVRLSDRTNGETTLAKTQSEISAASKKFISRTTASKKNTGAYILEFTTANKANGRLYQYEVRYQNQRQPATYTTPVQESSGYGLYIFIIVALVGGGMAWFLYQTKQKKLAFESGKQAEQDALLRQASATGNRIQPEVNRQPERSQPVQVPAKDLKRTILAGGSTSPVLMVSAGTFSQTFTLSQPQITIGRSNGNDIVIPEATVSGKHAVISNENGNFYLTDLGSTNSTLVNNARIQGKHLLKSGDIIRMGAAQLKFQI
- a CDS encoding ThuA domain-containing protein; the encoded protein is MSPLLAQVSTAKFKVLALYTAKNDQAHISFVKEANQWFTQMAAKHGFTYHSTTDWNKLNIKELSAYQVVVFLDTRPEAPEQRKAFEQYMKNGGAWMGFHFAGFALTPSAYDQNWDWYHNQFIGAGEYKSNTWRPTSAVLKVEDSAHPATKQLHSTFTSAPNEWYSWKNDIGKNDSIKILLSIDEKSFPLGTGPKPHEIWHSGYYPVAWTNIHYKMIYMNMGHNDINYENKTNKTLSSTFSSKPQNQFIMNALLWLAQKD
- a CDS encoding DUF1684 domain-containing protein, which translates into the protein MKRILAAIFIFIICIGTFSYAQDNTLAYQQQVEADRKKKNTEFKTGEKSPLPQKERRKFKGLHYFPVDSTYRVEAVFVRDSTQAPFKMKTTTARLPEYVKYGELHFTLHGKPFMLTVFQNLELVKKPEYKDYLFIPFTDETNGFDSYGGGRYIDFRIPATEKVILDFNQAYNPYCAYSPTYSCPIPPAENQLQVQIHAGEKSYHE
- a CDS encoding serine/threonine protein kinase, with the translated sequence MQRKNSMIGQQILNYKIESLLGEGGMGSVYLAVHMQLSRKVAIKALNPSLVKNPGIRVRFKNEASTLSSLHHPNIVILFDYLEEENGLYLIMEYVEGKTLDDYIQTVSGPIPESKAIPLFMQILDAFAYAHEQGVIHRDVKPANIMITGRERMKILDYGIAKLLSQRTHTLTQAGTKMGTVLYMSPEQVKGEPVDKRSDIYSLGVTLFQMLTGRSPYDDPNATEFAVYNKIVNEPLPRASQYYPNVSARMQAVIDKATAKKPEERFQDCQEFKEAFMGTMSLPVGSTITFQNKTSKPSQENPSVTKVTSTQKKSANKGWVLALMLAVLLVAGWLFLRKKEDTPVQTNTPVNTETTLSQGSSEKKKEKKTDPPPVETPDEVQEEEPTQDTRLTSTDAARYINLVCEIAEEDTNEITEESSEVRDRKLTVRATLTNTSEMDFDNVSIRITYFNANDNEIGNYIYEHGRLESGQEERFLIDRKILASRVECAIASAQSVESVQEEIQ
- a CDS encoding ThuA domain-containing protein, with translation MAQTDQASTPFKVLALAENGGHHIRYSQAAKIWLTQLATQHHFSVDYIENTDKISETFLSQYQLFIQLDYVPYGWKPVASAAFEKYITSGKGGWIGFHHATLMGEFDGYPMWQWFSAFMGGIRYVNYIPSFVSGEVIVEQVEHPVMKGVPSTFTVKTEEWYIYDKSPRPKVQVLARVDEASYQPDSKIKMGDHPVVWINPEMKARNIYIFMGHSPDLFENEAYKQLVQNAILWAAGRQ
- a CDS encoding FdhF/YdeP family oxidoreductase, encoding MKPATSKSLPTYSAAGFAALTSSLRHILHEKAVYPGVKALLRMNKPGGFDCPGCAWPDSKHPSVAEFCENGVKAVAAETTTKRVTAEFFNQYTVSELLQKDGYWLEQQGRLTQPMQYNSATDKYDPISWEKAFYTIGQTIQHLSHPDEAVFYTSGRTSNEAAFLYQLFGREVGTNNFPDCSNMCHESSGVALGESIGIGKGTVLLEDFQEAEAIFIFGQNPGTNHPRMLIELEKARQRGCEIVSFNPLKEIGLQRFTHPQKVIPTLLNKGSEISSLYLQPLIGGDFALLKGLIKVVLDAEAQQTGQLDWPFIKTHTTGFEQLKQDIEQTSWQEITTQSGLSQEEITAAATIYLKSNKTIICWAMGLTQHTHAVITIQQIVNLLLLKGNIGKPGAGVCPVRGHSNVQGDRTMGIVENPKKDFLADLERVFGFKPPQEPGYHTVEAIKAMHLGKVKIFVGMGGNFAAATPDTAFTENALRKCKLTVQISTKLNRSHLVTGEQALILPCLGRTEVDLQNGVPQKITVEDSMSMVHASEGKNQPASPHLLSEPAIVACMAIASLPHTTTDWNGLVSDYDRIRSKIEEVFPSFKNFNEKIKHPGGFHLRNSAREREWHTQTGKANFISAPLPEMELAPGQFRLMTIRSHDQYNTTIYGLDDRYRGIKGERKVVFIHQEDMAQAGLQAHDLVDIQSLDAQGTARRVTNFKLIPYDIPRGCTAAYFPETNALVSIDAVAHKSHTPVSKYIVVTLERSIR